From a single Desulfobulbaceae bacterium DB1 genomic region:
- a CDS encoding IS256 family transposase, with protein sequence MAIDKEILDRLLADYNYQKPEELIGENGLLKQLTKALLERALQAEMTVHLGHEKHGTIVTKGGNARNGNSAKTIKGDFGKMPIEVPRDRDSSFDPVIIPKGQTRFPGFDDKIISLYSRGMTTREIQGHLEDIYGVDVSPTLISTVTDAVADEVKVWQNRPLDPIYPIVYMDAIRVKVRDNGHVKNKAVYLAIGITMDGVKDVLGMWVAENEGAKFWLQVVTELRNRGVQDIFIACVDGLKGFPEAIETVFPFTQVQLCLVHMVRNSLKYVSWKQRKEVAADLKAIYQSPTAEQAEMELMTFEEKWDKTHPSIGQSWRRNWERITPFFAYSPEIRKVIYTTNAIESLNMSLRKVTKNRGSFPNDESMLKLLYMALNNIAKKWTMPIRDWKAALNRFSILFGDRMPAY encoded by the coding sequence ATGGCCATTGATAAAGAAATTTTGGATCGTTTACTTGCCGACTACAATTACCAGAAGCCCGAAGAACTGATCGGTGAAAACGGGCTGCTCAAGCAGCTCACCAAGGCCTTACTGGAGCGGGCGTTACAGGCGGAAATGACCGTCCACCTGGGCCACGAAAAACATGGAACCATCGTCACCAAAGGCGGTAATGCCCGAAATGGTAACTCTGCAAAGACCATCAAGGGCGACTTCGGTAAAATGCCGATTGAGGTCCCGCGCGACCGCGACAGCAGTTTCGATCCGGTCATCATTCCCAAAGGGCAAACCCGCTTTCCCGGCTTTGACGACAAGATTATCTCTCTCTACTCCCGAGGGATGACTACCAGGGAGATTCAGGGGCACTTGGAAGACATTTACGGAGTTGATGTCTCTCCCACCCTGATTTCAACGGTCACCGATGCCGTTGCTGACGAGGTTAAAGTTTGGCAAAATCGCCCGTTGGACCCCATTTATCCCATTGTTTACATGGACGCTATCCGGGTTAAGGTGCGCGACAATGGGCATGTTAAGAACAAGGCGGTCTATCTGGCTATTGGCATCACCATGGACGGCGTCAAGGATGTCCTGGGAATGTGGGTTGCCGAAAACGAGGGCGCCAAGTTCTGGTTGCAGGTAGTGACTGAGCTAAGAAACCGTGGCGTGCAGGATATTTTCATTGCCTGCGTCGATGGCCTCAAGGGTTTTCCTGAAGCCATTGAGACGGTTTTCCCCTTCACCCAGGTCCAGCTCTGTCTCGTCCACATGGTGCGCAATTCCCTGAAATATGTCTCATGGAAACAGCGCAAAGAGGTGGCTGCGGATCTCAAGGCCATTTACCAATCGCCAACAGCCGAGCAGGCCGAAATGGAACTGATGACCTTTGAAGAAAAATGGGACAAAACGCATCCGTCCATCGGCCAATCCTGGCGAAGAAATTGGGAAAGAATCACCCCATTTTTTGCGTATTCGCCCGAGATACGCAAGGTGATATATACCACCAATGCTATTGAGTCGTTGAACATGTCACTGCGCAAAGTTACCAAGAACCGGGGTTCATTTCCCAATGACGAGTCGATGCTTAAACTGCTTTACATGGCGCTGAACAATATCGCCAAAAAATGGACTATGCCAATCAGAGACTGGAAGGCTGCCTTGAACCGCTTTTCAATCTTGTTCGGCGACAGAATGCCTGCATATTGA
- a CDS encoding tRNA lysidine(34) synthetase TilS, with the protein MHPLEKKIQGLLRNQGLIRQGERIVIGVSGGPDSMALLHVLAALQHLLGIEIHAVYVDHGLRPHEAPAEAALVEARARSLGVEYDIRRIDVHGASAIRKVSIEHAARDLRYDALHQVARDRRAGKIAVAHTADDQAEEVLLRLIRGTARAGLAGMRSMRDGIIIRPFLTTAKEKLLAYLTDKEIPFALDSSNAARAYLRNRIRLDLLPYLRTFNPNVDETLRRTAIILQDEETVLVRLTEQVWRQVVAVDARAGGLPAFSLNLELFLGLDVALQRRIVEKLFLVLENRPDFQKISRVLDVARTGAGGARLHFSGGLRMKKEKKRLSFFYPQGKVAARGNLE; encoded by the coding sequence ATGCATCCGCTTGAAAAGAAAATCCAGGGCCTTCTGCGCAACCAGGGGCTGATCCGGCAAGGGGAAAGGATTGTCATCGGCGTGTCCGGCGGCCCGGACTCCATGGCCCTGCTCCATGTGCTGGCGGCCTTGCAGCACTTGCTGGGCATCGAAATTCATGCCGTTTATGTCGATCATGGTCTCCGGCCCCATGAGGCGCCGGCCGAGGCGGCTCTGGTCGAGGCGCGGGCCCGGTCCCTTGGGGTTGAATATGATATCCGCCGTATTGATGTGCACGGTGCGTCGGCGATCCGGAAGGTTTCCATTGAGCATGCGGCCCGTGATCTGCGCTATGATGCGCTGCACCAGGTCGCCCGTGATCGGCGGGCCGGCAAGATCGCCGTGGCGCATACCGCCGACGACCAGGCCGAGGAGGTGCTGCTGCGGCTCATCAGGGGAACGGCGCGGGCCGGTCTTGCCGGCATGCGGAGCATGCGCGACGGCATCATTATCCGGCCTTTTTTGACAACGGCGAAGGAAAAGCTGCTCGCCTATCTGACTGATAAAGAAATTCCCTTTGCCCTGGATAGTTCCAACGCGGCCCGGGCGTATTTGCGCAACCGTATCCGCCTTGACCTGCTCCCCTATCTGCGCACCTTTAATCCGAATGTTGATGAAACGCTGCGCCGCACGGCGATCATCCTCCAGGATGAGGAAACGGTGCTGGTCCGTTTGACCGAGCAGGTCTGGCGGCAGGTGGTTGCCGTGGACGCGAGGGCGGGCGGATTGCCTGCCTTTTCCCTTAATCTTGAGCTCTTTCTCGGCCTTGATGTTGCCCTGCAGCGGCGAATTGTCGAAAAGCTGTTTCTTGTGCTGGAAAATCGTCCCGATTTTCAAAAAATCAGCCGGGTTCTTGATGTGGCACGCACTGGTGCGGGCGGGGCCCGGCTGCATTTTTCCGGCGGACTGCGGATGAAAAAAGAAAAGAAGCGGCTTTCCTTTTTCTATCCGCAAGGAAAAGTCGCGGCAAGGGGCAATCTGGAGTAG
- a CDS encoding UTP--glucose-1-phosphate uridylyltransferase, protein MRVRKAVIPVAGLGTRFLPASKAIPKEMLTVVDRPTIQYIVEEAVASGIEQVILITSEGKAAIENHFDYNFHLDTILSNKKKTGLAEEMRHLANLIDIVSVRQKKPLGLGHAIWTARNVVGDEPFVVLLGDDLVLSEVPCTKQMIDLFNEVQESVVAVQRVPQEETFQYGIVEGSRERSRVIKVDRMMEKPAPGTTKSDMAIIGRYILQPDIFSILETTTPGHGGEIQLTDALLALSNKRGMYAYEFEGTRFDAGDKLGYLKAIVAFALRHPQLCESFSDHIKEIASHL, encoded by the coding sequence ATGAGAGTACGCAAAGCCGTTATCCCCGTTGCCGGACTCGGCACCCGCTTTCTTCCGGCCAGCAAAGCCATCCCCAAGGAGATGCTCACCGTTGTCGACCGGCCGACCATCCAGTATATCGTTGAAGAGGCGGTCGCCTCGGGCATCGAGCAAGTGATCCTCATCACCAGTGAAGGAAAAGCGGCCATTGAAAACCATTTTGACTATAACTTTCACCTGGACACGATTTTAAGCAACAAGAAAAAAACCGGTCTGGCGGAAGAGATGCGGCATCTGGCCAATCTCATCGATATCGTTTCCGTGCGCCAGAAAAAACCCCTTGGCCTGGGACACGCCATCTGGACGGCCCGCAACGTGGTGGGCGACGAACCCTTTGTCGTCCTGCTCGGCGATGACCTGGTCCTGAGCGAGGTGCCCTGCACCAAGCAGATGATCGACCTGTTCAACGAGGTGCAGGAGTCGGTGGTGGCCGTGCAGCGGGTGCCCCAGGAGGAAACCTTCCAGTACGGCATCGTCGAAGGTTCCCGGGAAAGGAGCAGGGTCATCAAGGTTGACCGCATGATGGAAAAACCCGCGCCCGGCACGACAAAATCAGACATGGCCATTATCGGCCGCTACATCCTCCAGCCGGATATTTTTTCCATCCTGGAAACAACAACCCCCGGCCACGGCGGCGAGATCCAGCTCACCGACGCCCTGCTCGCCCTGTCCAACAAGCGCGGCATGTACGCCTATGAGTTTGAAGGAACCCGTTTTGACGCAGGTGACAAACTGGGCTACCTCAAGGCGATTGTGGCCTTTGCCCTCCGCCATCCGCAGCTTTGCGAAAGTTTCAGCGACCACATCAAGGAAATCGCTTCCCATCTATGA
- a CDS encoding primosomal protein N', whose translation MIHLEVAVAAPVTESLTYCYAADDARLLQPGIRLLVPLGARQVTGYLLATKAPGDTPYQIRPVTDVLDREPLFPPAMIPFFRWLSSYYHYPLGETIKIALPGGLSPHSDRQVRLAPSGEELLMNRESGNPEQRPDWLEELTSKGFLSAARLRPIWRKKKWQTLLKKWQEAGAVVIEDCAISSRSKAKTEKCVRLAADSPAGSAAALKPSEEKTLALLHDLTRGDCSTLVSASNLNRAYSGAGKALKSLAEKQLVFWEEQEVFRDPFGEEPPFYPPPAQLTDEQNEVLAQLLPAVARKKFIPFLLHGITGSGKTEIYLQACQKTIQTGRTVLVLVPEIALASQLEAHFYSRFGRQVALLHSGLSDGERFDQWRRIMGGRAKIVIGARSAIFAPLSDPGLIIVDEEHDGAYKQEDTLRYQARDMAVLRGKLQDCPVLLGSATPSLTSFHHARSGKYQLLNLTKRIENRSLPDVTIIDLKSAVKTGSPHAFFSEELLDALRENLAAGNQSIIFLNRRGYANLMICADCGSPVKCLHCDISLTLHKGRGQLCCHYCGFTAKSAIICPACLSPRVKEIGFGTERLEEALTSEFPTARIARLDRDTSTSRKKFLKILKDVHQQRIDILVGTQMITKGHHFPHVTLVGVIWADAGLGLPDFKAGERTFQLISQVTGRAGRGDKPGRVFIQTHQPDHYALINARRHDYSSFYEKEISLRKILFYPPFSRLINLRFSGDNGTKVEDAAKETARAANALAAPFRVTVLGPSPAPLAKLRDKYRWQLLLKGEDSTALHALYRQLATRPDCRLPGVDLQVDVDPESML comes from the coding sequence ATGATCCATCTGGAAGTGGCGGTGGCGGCACCGGTCACCGAATCACTTACCTACTGTTATGCAGCCGATGATGCCCGTCTTCTCCAGCCGGGCATCCGGCTGCTTGTCCCCTTAGGGGCCCGGCAGGTCACCGGCTATCTGCTCGCGACCAAAGCACCGGGTGACACGCCGTATCAAATCAGGCCGGTAACCGATGTGCTGGACCGGGAGCCTCTTTTTCCGCCGGCCATGATTCCTTTTTTCCGCTGGCTTTCCTCCTATTATCACTATCCGCTGGGAGAAACCATCAAGATTGCCCTGCCGGGCGGCCTTTCACCCCACAGCGACAGACAGGTACGCCTCGCGCCGTCAGGCGAAGAATTGCTGATGAACCGGGAAAGCGGCAATCCGGAACAGAGGCCCGACTGGCTCGAAGAGCTGACAAGCAAAGGCTTTCTCTCCGCCGCCCGGCTCCGTCCGATCTGGCGTAAAAAAAAATGGCAGACCCTGCTGAAAAAATGGCAGGAAGCGGGCGCGGTTGTTATTGAAGACTGCGCCATTTCCTCCCGCAGCAAGGCGAAAACGGAAAAATGCGTGCGATTGGCAGCCGATAGTCCCGCCGGATCGGCGGCCGCGCTCAAGCCGTCTGAAGAGAAAACCCTGGCCCTGCTCCATGATCTGACCCGAGGCGACTGCTCGACCCTGGTTTCGGCAAGCAACCTGAACCGCGCCTATAGCGGCGCAGGCAAGGCATTGAAATCCCTTGCCGAAAAACAACTTGTTTTCTGGGAAGAACAGGAGGTGTTCCGCGATCCGTTCGGCGAGGAGCCTCCCTTTTACCCGCCACCCGCCCAGTTGACGGATGAACAGAACGAGGTGCTGGCGCAACTGCTGCCGGCCGTGGCGCGAAAAAAATTCATCCCCTTTCTCCTCCACGGCATCACCGGCAGCGGCAAAACGGAAATTTACCTGCAGGCCTGCCAAAAAACCATCCAGACAGGTCGAACCGTCCTGGTGCTGGTCCCGGAAATTGCCCTGGCCAGTCAGCTTGAGGCCCATTTTTATTCACGCTTCGGCAGACAGGTGGCGCTTCTCCACAGCGGACTCAGCGATGGGGAACGTTTTGATCAATGGCGCAGAATCATGGGGGGCCGGGCCAAAATCGTCATCGGCGCGCGCTCGGCGATCTTTGCCCCGCTCAGCGATCCCGGCCTGATCATCGTCGACGAGGAGCATGACGGCGCCTACAAGCAGGAAGACACCCTGCGTTACCAGGCCCGGGACATGGCGGTGCTGCGCGGCAAGCTGCAGGATTGCCCGGTGCTGCTCGGTTCCGCCACCCCGTCGCTGACCAGCTTCCACCATGCCCGAAGCGGCAAATATCAGTTGCTGAACCTGACGAAACGCATTGAAAACAGATCGCTTCCCGACGTCACCATCATTGACCTCAAGTCCGCAGTGAAAACCGGCTCACCCCATGCATTCTTTTCCGAGGAACTGCTGGACGCACTGCGGGAAAATCTTGCCGCCGGTAACCAAAGCATTATTTTCCTCAACCGCCGGGGCTACGCCAACCTGATGATCTGCGCCGATTGCGGCAGCCCGGTCAAATGCCTCCACTGCGACATCTCCCTTACCCTGCACAAAGGCCGGGGTCAGCTCTGTTGTCATTACTGCGGCTTTACCGCCAAGAGCGCCATTATCTGTCCCGCCTGTCTGTCGCCCCGGGTGAAAGAAATCGGTTTCGGCACGGAACGGCTTGAGGAGGCCTTGACCAGTGAATTCCCCACGGCCAGGATCGCCCGGCTCGACCGCGACACCTCCACCAGCCGGAAAAAATTTCTCAAAATCCTGAAAGACGTGCATCAACAGCGAATAGACATCCTGGTCGGCACCCAGATGATCACCAAAGGCCACCACTTCCCCCATGTCACCCTGGTCGGCGTGATATGGGCCGACGCCGGACTCGGCCTTCCCGACTTCAAGGCCGGTGAGCGCACTTTTCAGCTTATTTCCCAGGTAACCGGCCGGGCCGGACGGGGTGACAAACCGGGCCGGGTTTTCATCCAGACCCATCAGCCCGACCACTATGCGCTGATCAACGCCCGCCGACATGATTATTCCAGCTTTTACGAAAAGGAAATTTCCCTGCGCAAGATACTTTTCTACCCGCCCTTTTCCCGCCTGATCAATCTTCGTTTTTCCGGCGATAACGGCACCAAGGTGGAGGATGCGGCAAAAGAGACGGCCCGCGCGGCAAACGCCCTTGCCGCCCCTTTCCGGGTGACCGTTCTCGGCCCGTCCCCCGCGCCCCTGGCAAAACTGCGGGACAAATACCGCTGGCAGCTTCTCCTCAAGGGCGAAGACAGCACTGCCCTGCACGCCCTTTACCGGCAACTTGCAACCCGGCCCGACTGCCGGCTGCCGGGCGTTGATCTGCAGGTGGATGTCGACCCGGAAAGCATGCTGTAA
- a CDS encoding peptide deformylase — protein MAIREILKYPHPILRHPAKPVTEFNEELKQLISDMAETMYDAPGVGLAANQIGVLLQVVVIDVSPKDEKKLIPLINPEILAGEGSRVDEEGCLSVVDYCANVKRFERIRVRACRPDGQQVEFEAEGWFARVIQHEVDHLHGTLFIDHLSSLKKALYKKKRKKQLREEQAKDHDK, from the coding sequence ATGGCCATACGCGAAATTCTCAAATATCCGCATCCCATTCTTCGTCATCCGGCCAAACCGGTTACCGAATTTAACGAAGAGCTCAAGCAACTGATCTCGGACATGGCGGAAACCATGTATGACGCCCCGGGAGTCGGTCTCGCCGCAAACCAGATCGGCGTGCTGCTCCAGGTGGTGGTGATTGACGTCTCGCCCAAGGACGAGAAGAAGCTGATTCCGCTGATCAACCCCGAAATTCTCGCCGGTGAAGGCAGCCGGGTGGACGAAGAAGGATGCCTCAGCGTGGTTGACTATTGCGCCAATGTAAAACGGTTCGAACGCATCAGGGTACGGGCCTGCCGCCCGGACGGGCAACAGGTTGAATTCGAGGCGGAAGGCTGGTTTGCCCGTGTCATTCAGCACGAGGTGGATCACCTGCACGGCACCCTTTTTATTGACCACCTCAGTTCGCTGAAAAAAGCCCTGTACAAGAAGAAACGCAAGAAACAACTGAGGGAAGAACAGGCGAAAGACCATGATAAATAA
- a CDS encoding methionyl-tRNA formyltransferase, with protein MINKINRIIFMGTPEFAVPTLQALLDHNENVVAVVTQPDRPKGRGRKLSLPPVKILAESHAIPVLQPTKIRTDDFLETIREFDPDLIVVAAYGRILPGPLLNLPPLGTINVHGSLLPKYRGAAPIQRAILNGEKETGITIMQMDEGMDTGDILLQKSLFIKKNDTSATLAAKMADLGGRLLIEAIDLLRKEKLQPEKQDDSLATDAPMLDKDEARIDWKKPAERISCLIRGLDPWPLAFTEHEGEWLRLFAPEVISGEPTEPPGTLCRADRDGLMIATGHDYLLVREVQRQGGNRMTVDAFLRGRPLQTGIRFGAR; from the coding sequence ATGATAAATAAAATCAACAGGATTATTTTCATGGGCACCCCCGAATTTGCGGTGCCGACACTGCAGGCCTTGCTCGATCACAATGAAAACGTGGTTGCCGTGGTCACCCAGCCTGACCGCCCCAAGGGTCGGGGCCGCAAACTGTCGTTGCCGCCGGTGAAGATCCTGGCGGAAAGCCATGCCATTCCCGTTCTCCAGCCAACCAAAATCAGGACCGACGACTTTCTTGAAACCATCCGGGAATTTGACCCGGACCTCATCGTGGTCGCCGCTTACGGCCGCATCCTGCCCGGCCCGCTGCTCAACCTGCCGCCGCTCGGCACCATCAACGTCCACGGCTCGCTGCTGCCCAAATACCGGGGCGCCGCCCCCATCCAGCGCGCTATTCTCAACGGCGAAAAGGAAACGGGCATCACCATCATGCAGATGGACGAAGGCATGGACACCGGCGACATCCTGCTGCAGAAAAGCCTGTTCATCAAAAAAAACGACACCTCGGCAACTCTTGCCGCGAAAATGGCGGATCTGGGCGGTCGCCTGCTGATCGAGGCGATTGACCTGCTGCGCAAGGAAAAGCTCCAGCCGGAAAAACAGGACGACTCCCTTGCCACCGATGCGCCGATGCTGGACAAGGATGAAGCCCGGATCGACTGGAAAAAACCGGCCGAGCGGATCAGCTGCCTCATCCGCGGACTTGACCCCTGGCCCCTGGCGTTCACCGAACATGAAGGAGAATGGCTGCGGCTCTTTGCCCCGGAGGTGATCAGCGGCGAACCCACCGAACCGCCCGGCACCCTGTGCCGCGCCGACCGGGACGGCCTGATGATTGCAACCGGCCATGATTACCTGCTGGTGCGGGAAGTGCAGCGCCAGGGCGGCAACCGAATGACGGTGGACGCCTTTCTGCGCGGGCGCCCCCTCCAAACGGGCATCCGCTTCGGCGCACGATGA
- a CDS encoding TIGR00299 family protein, with the protein MIIAYTDTFSGISGDMFLGALIDAGLPLATLANELAALPVAGYEISAEKTEENGISATRVSIIVGHDHHHRSWRTVQKLLRESDLRDRIKQNALDIFTNLAAAEARVHGCAVDDVHFHEVGAVDAIVDIIGAAIGMDYFAIEQLTSSPLPLSHGWVQCAHGTLPLPAPAVCELTKDIPVYGVDLQQELVTPTGAAIIKSCCRGFGPFPAMRIKQVGYGAGSRKRDDSRPNLLRLVIGESFSAREAQEVEVIETHLDDWQPEGFPYVSEQLFAQGALDVAIIPMQMKKGRPGFLLRVVSEPALSWELQRIILNETSAIGLRYRKESRWTLARCQGFISTPLGPVAVKKVTTPAGKEVLYPEYEDCRRIAAEKNIPLREIYGMVGAAQPENFQERT; encoded by the coding sequence ATGATCATCGCCTACACCGACACCTTTTCCGGCATCAGCGGCGATATGTTTCTCGGTGCACTGATCGACGCCGGACTCCCCCTTGCCACCCTTGCCAACGAACTTGCCGCCCTGCCTGTTGCCGGTTACGAAATCTCGGCGGAAAAAACCGAGGAAAACGGCATCAGCGCCACCCGGGTCAGTATCATTGTCGGCCACGATCACCATCACCGCTCCTGGCGCACCGTCCAAAAACTCCTGCGGGAAAGCGACCTGCGGGACCGGATCAAACAAAACGCCCTGGATATTTTCACCAACCTCGCCGCAGCCGAGGCACGGGTGCACGGCTGCGCCGTCGATGATGTTCATTTTCATGAGGTCGGGGCCGTCGACGCCATCGTCGACATCATCGGCGCGGCCATCGGCATGGATTATTTCGCCATCGAGCAGCTCACCTCATCCCCGCTCCCCCTCTCCCACGGCTGGGTGCAGTGCGCCCACGGCACGCTGCCCCTGCCCGCTCCCGCTGTCTGCGAATTGACAAAGGATATCCCGGTTTACGGCGTTGATCTGCAACAGGAACTGGTTACACCCACCGGTGCGGCCATCATCAAAAGCTGCTGCCGCGGCTTTGGCCCCTTTCCCGCCATGCGCATCAAACAGGTGGGGTATGGCGCGGGCAGCCGCAAACGTGACGACAGTCGGCCCAATCTGCTGCGCCTGGTCATCGGCGAATCGTTTTCCGCCAGGGAAGCCCAGGAGGTGGAGGTGATCGAAACCCATCTGGACGACTGGCAGCCCGAGGGCTTTCCCTATGTCAGCGAACAACTCTTTGCCCAAGGCGCGCTGGATGTGGCGATCATCCCCATGCAGATGAAAAAGGGCCGTCCCGGCTTTCTTCTGCGGGTGGTGAGCGAACCTGCCCTGTCCTGGGAGCTGCAACGCATCATCCTCAACGAGACAAGCGCCATCGGCCTGCGTTACCGCAAGGAATCGCGCTGGACGCTGGCCCGTTGCCAGGGCTTTATTTCCACCCCGCTCGGCCCCGTTGCGGTGAAAAAGGTAACAACCCCGGCGGGCAAAGAAGTGCTCTATCCGGAATATGAGGATTGTCGGCGCATAGCCGCGGAAAAGAACATCCCCCTGCGGGAGATTTACGGGATGGTGGGCGCGGCCCAACCGGAAAACTTCCAGGAGAGGACCTGA
- a CDS encoding phosphatidylglycerophosphatase A, producing the protein MDKLIMLVATGFYTGHLPKAPGTWGTLVAFPLHFLLLRLPGGMYYPALGIIFLLAVFTAGSAEKIIDRADPGLIVIDEIIGMLIGLIAVPLKPVPLLCAFLLFRVFDVLKPFPVGWVDSRLHGGLGIVLDDVVAGIYTLLVMQFLKYFLAW; encoded by the coding sequence ATGGACAAACTGATCATGCTGGTCGCCACCGGCTTCTACACCGGCCACCTGCCGAAGGCGCCCGGCACGTGGGGAACCCTGGTCGCTTTCCCGCTTCATTTTCTGCTGCTCCGTCTGCCGGGGGGAATGTATTACCCGGCGCTCGGCATCATCTTTCTCCTTGCCGTTTTTACCGCCGGCAGCGCCGAGAAAATCATTGATCGCGCCGACCCGGGCCTGATCGTCATTGATGAAATCATCGGCATGCTGATCGGCCTCATCGCCGTGCCCTTGAAACCAGTCCCCCTGCTCTGCGCCTTTTTGCTCTTCCGTGTTTTCGACGTCCTCAAGCCGTTTCCGGTGGGCTGGGTCGACTCCCGCCTGCACGGCGGGCTCGGCATCGTCCTGGACGACGTGGTGGCCGGCATCTACACCCTGCTTGTCATGCAGTTCCTCAAATACTTCCTCGCCTGGTAG
- a CDS encoding chromosome segregation protein SMC, whose translation MKIESIRLKNFKAFQDAELTNLPNFCVVVGANGTGKSTIFSVFGFLRDALTTNVNTALMKLGGSRGFQEVRSRNSKGPIEIELKFRAKPDSPLTTYFLQIGEKKGKALVEREVLKYRRGSSGQPWHFLDFTRGKGTAATNEFDPVSNVKELNREEQTLKSTDILAVKGLAQFARFPAVMALGNLIENWHVSDFHISKARPEQEAGYAEHLSREGENLSLVIQYLHNHHEKIFQKILDLLKKRVPGISHVDSKTTEEGRVLLKFQDGVFEDPFLARYVSDGTIKMLAYLTLLYDPTPHPLLCVEEPENQLYPKLLWELAEEFRAYANRGGQVFVSTHSPDFLNAARIDEVFWLVKKDGYSQIRRAKDDEQLTAYMAQGDQMGYLWEQGFLEGADPR comes from the coding sequence ATGAAAATCGAATCAATAAGGTTAAAGAATTTTAAGGCCTTTCAAGACGCTGAACTGACGAATCTGCCTAATTTCTGTGTTGTTGTCGGCGCTAATGGTACTGGAAAAAGTACCATTTTCAGTGTGTTTGGTTTTCTCCGCGATGCGCTCACTACTAATGTAAATACTGCCTTAATGAAGCTCGGTGGAAGTCGGGGATTTCAAGAAGTACGTAGTCGTAATTCCAAAGGTCCAATTGAAATAGAGCTGAAGTTCCGCGCAAAACCCGATAGTCCCTTAACCACTTATTTCCTGCAGATTGGTGAAAAAAAAGGCAAGGCATTAGTGGAACGGGAGGTTCTTAAATACAGAAGGGGGAGCAGCGGCCAGCCTTGGCACTTTCTTGATTTTACCCGAGGCAAAGGGACAGCAGCTACAAATGAATTTGATCCCGTATCTAATGTAAAGGAATTGAACAGGGAAGAACAAACGCTGAAATCAACCGACATCCTCGCCGTCAAAGGATTAGCGCAGTTTGCGAGATTTCCGGCAGTTATGGCACTCGGCAATCTCATCGAAAATTGGCATGTTTCCGATTTCCATATCAGCAAGGCACGGCCGGAACAGGAAGCAGGATATGCTGAACATCTGTCCCGCGAAGGCGAAAACCTGTCCTTGGTTATTCAATACCTGCACAATCATCATGAAAAAATTTTTCAAAAGATTCTCGATCTTCTTAAAAAGAGAGTACCCGGCATTTCCCATGTCGATTCCAAAACTACTGAAGAGGGACGAGTCCTTCTGAAGTTCCAGGACGGCGTGTTTGAAGATCCTTTTCTCGCCCGGTACGTTTCCGACGGCACCATCAAGATGCTTGCTTACCTAACTCTTCTTTATGACCCAACCCCACATCCGTTGCTGTGCGTGGAAGAGCCGGAGAACCAGCTCTATCCGAAACTCTTATGGGAACTTGCCGAGGAATTCCGAGCTTATGCCAATCGAGGTGGGCAGGTTTTTGTCTCAACACATTCTCCGGATTTCTTGAACGCGGCAAGAATTGATGAGGTGTTCTGGCTGGTAAAAAAAGATGGCTATTCCCAAATCCGGCGAGCAAAGGATGACGAACAGCTCACAGCGTATATGGCCCAAGGCGATCAGATGGGGTACCTCTGGGAGCAAGGTTTTCTTGAAGGAGCCGATCCTCGATGA